A single Pseudomonas sp. MM223 DNA region contains:
- the ruvB_2 gene encoding Holliday junction ATP-dependent DNA helicase RuvB (*Name ruvB_2), with the protein MIEADRLIAASGRDREEVQDRAIRPLSLDDYIGQPVVREQMALFIQAARGRSESLDHTLIFGPPGLGKTTLANIIAHEMGVSVKSTSGPILERPGDLAAMLTNLEPHDVLFIDEIHRLSPVVEEVLYPAMEDFQLDIMIGEGPAARSIKLDLPPFTLVGATTRAGMLTNPLRDRFGIVQRLEFYSDKDLATIVSRSANILGLVIEDQGAYEIARRARGTPRIANRLLRRVRDYAEVRGKGQITKAVADMALNLLDVDERGFDHSDRRLLLTMIEKFDGGPVGVDNLAAAISEERHTIEDVLEPYLIQQGYIMRTPRGRVVTRHAYLHFGLNIPGRLGEGGDFSEPGDE; encoded by the coding sequence GTGATCGAAGCCGACCGCCTGATCGCCGCCAGCGGCCGCGACCGCGAAGAGGTCCAGGACCGTGCGATTCGCCCGCTGAGCCTGGATGACTACATTGGCCAGCCGGTGGTGCGCGAGCAGATGGCGTTGTTCATCCAGGCCGCCCGTGGCCGCAGCGAGTCGCTCGACCATACGCTGATCTTCGGCCCGCCGGGGCTGGGCAAGACCACCCTGGCCAACATCATTGCCCATGAGATGGGTGTGTCGGTGAAGAGCACTTCGGGGCCGATTCTCGAGCGCCCCGGTGACCTGGCCGCCATGCTGACCAACCTCGAACCACACGACGTGTTGTTCATCGACGAGATCCACCGGCTGTCGCCGGTCGTCGAAGAGGTGCTGTACCCGGCCATGGAGGACTTCCAGCTCGACATCATGATCGGTGAAGGCCCTGCAGCCCGTTCGATCAAGCTCGACCTGCCGCCGTTTACCCTGGTAGGGGCTACCACCCGTGCCGGCATGCTCACCAACCCGTTGCGTGACCGCTTTGGTATCGTCCAGCGCCTGGAGTTCTATAGCGACAAGGACCTGGCCACCATCGTCAGCCGTTCGGCCAACATCCTTGGCCTGGTCATCGAAGACCAGGGCGCCTACGAGATTGCCCGGCGTGCACGTGGCACGCCGCGTATCGCCAACCGCCTGCTGCGCCGCGTGCGTGACTACGCCGAGGTGCGCGGCAAGGGCCAGATCACCAAGGCCGTAGCGGATATGGCGCTGAACCTGCTGGACGTCGACGAGCGTGGTTTCGACCATTCCGACCGCCGCCTGCTGCTGACCATGATCGAGAAGTTCGATGGCGGCCCGGTGGGCGTGGACAACCTGGCGGCGGCCATCAGCGAAGAGCGTCATACCATCGAAGACGTGCTGGAGCCTTACCTGATCCAGCAGGGCTACATCATGCGCACGCCGCGCGGCCGTGTGGTCACCCGGCATGCTTATCTGCACTTTGGCCTGAATATTCCCGGGCGTTTGGGGGAGGGCGGTGATTTTTCCGAGCCAGGCGATGAATGA
- the cpoB gene encoding Cell division coordinator CpoB (*Name cpoB) — translation MRMCRRVVTVLALSLPLAAWAEVPVVDDNAGSYPPVGYGTSGAYAGSGASAPASAQGQLFMQLQQMQDQLSRQQGIIEELQNDVSRMKQENLERYQDLDRRINSGAAPAATPDNSSGGGASTTAPDAAAGAAAQQPAANSEPGDPAKEKLYYDAAFDLIKQKDFDKASQAFNAFLRKYPNSQYAGNAQYWLGEVNLAKGDLPGASQAFAQVSQKYPKHSKVPDSLYKLADVERRMGHTDKVKGILQQVITQYPGTSAAQLAQRDLQKL, via the coding sequence ATGCGTATGTGCCGCCGTGTAGTAACCGTCCTCGCACTCAGCCTGCCGCTCGCGGCCTGGGCTGAGGTCCCTGTAGTAGATGACAACGCAGGCAGCTATCCGCCTGTGGGTTATGGCACGAGCGGCGCCTATGCCGGGTCAGGGGCTTCGGCCCCTGCCTCTGCACAGGGCCAGCTGTTCATGCAGCTGCAACAGATGCAGGACCAGCTTTCCCGCCAGCAAGGCATCATCGAAGAGCTGCAGAACGATGTGTCGCGCATGAAGCAGGAAAACCTGGAGCGATACCAGGACCTGGACCGTCGCATCAACAGTGGCGCCGCACCTGCCGCGACCCCTGACAATTCCTCCGGAGGTGGTGCTTCAACTACCGCCCCCGATGCAGCAGCTGGTGCTGCTGCGCAACAACCGGCCGCCAATAGCGAGCCTGGTGATCCAGCGAAAGAAAAGCTCTATTACGATGCTGCTTTCGACCTGATCAAGCAGAAGGACTTTGACAAGGCCAGCCAAGCCTTCAATGCCTTCCTGCGCAAGTACCCCAACAGCCAGTACGCCGGCAACGCCCAGTACTGGCTGGGTGAAGTGAACCTGGCCAAGGGCGACCTGCCAGGTGCCAGCCAAGCCTTCGCCCAGGTTAGCCAGAAGTATCCCAAGCACAGCAAGGTGCCGGATTCGCTTTACAAACTGGCTGACGTCGAGCGCCGCATGGGCCACACCGACAAGGTCAAGGGCATCCTGCAGCAAGTCATTACCCAGTACCCCGGCACCTCTGCCGCGCAGCTGGCCCAACGTGACCTGCAGAAGCTCTGA
- the queC gene encoding 7-cyano-7-deazaguanine synthase (*Name queC) has protein sequence MTDKRAVILLSGGLDSATVVAMAKAEGYSCYTMSFDYGQRHRAELNAAARVARDLGVVEHKVIGLNLDGIGGSALTDSSIDVPEAPSEGIPVTYVPARNTVFLSLALGWAEVLEARDIFIGVNAVDYSGYPDCRPEFVEAFERMANLATKAGVEGQGFRIQAPLQNMSKAQIVQAGMARGVDYSLTVSCYQADDDGRACGKCDSCRLRADGFMAAGVADPTRYF, from the coding sequence ATGACAGACAAGCGCGCAGTAATCCTGTTGTCCGGCGGCCTGGACTCGGCCACCGTGGTGGCCATGGCCAAGGCCGAAGGCTACAGCTGCTACACCATGAGCTTCGACTATGGCCAGCGCCACCGTGCCGAGCTTAATGCTGCGGCTCGCGTGGCCCGCGACCTGGGTGTGGTCGAGCACAAGGTGATCGGCCTGAACCTCGACGGTATCGGTGGTTCGGCCTTGACCGACAGCAGCATCGATGTGCCAGAAGCCCCAAGTGAAGGCATCCCGGTCACCTATGTGCCTGCGCGTAACACCGTGTTCTTGTCGCTGGCCCTGGGTTGGGCGGAAGTGCTGGAAGCACGTGACATCTTCATCGGCGTCAATGCCGTGGATTACTCCGGCTACCCCGATTGCCGCCCCGAGTTCGTCGAAGCCTTCGAGCGCATGGCCAACCTGGCGACCAAGGCCGGTGTAGAAGGGCAGGGCTTCCGTATTCAGGCGCCGCTGCAGAACATGAGCAAGGCGCAGATCGTGCAGGCCGGCATGGCCCGTGGCGTGGATTACAGCCTGACTGTTTCCTGCTACCAGGCCGACGATGATGGCCGCGCCTGTGGCAAATGCGACAGCTGCCGCCTGCGGGCCGACGGCTTCATGGCAGCCGGTGTCGCAGACCCGACGCGGTATTTTTGA
- the C2-hpah_2 gene encoding p-hydroxyphenylacetate 3-hydroxylase, oxygenase component (*Name C2-hpah_2) — protein MKQPDALLNELEAILPTIAANASLAEQGRCVPAENIALLKGIGMHRVFQPRHYGGMELSLPQFAQCLVPLASACASTAWAMSLLCTHSHVMALFPSALQEDVWGANPDATASSSVAPFARAEEVDGGVSLSGEMGWSSGCDHAEWAILGFHRHQAGGTSDYCYAIVPRRDYEIRDDWYAVGMRGSGSKTLVVRDAFVPEHRIQKTQDMMTGKSAGFGLYPHSKIFYCAYRPYFSSSFPIIGLGIAERMLEVFREKNRKRVSAYTGGQVGQSAPALMRLAESTHQVSAARALLEKSRAEIADYSERRQLPQRKTLVLWRTSQCYAVKLCIQAVDRLMAAAGGGAWFESNEMQRLFRDSHMTGAHAYTDYDVSAQILGRELMGLEPDPLLN, from the coding sequence ATGAAACAGCCAGATGCGTTGTTGAATGAACTCGAAGCAATCCTGCCAACCATCGCCGCCAACGCCTCCCTGGCCGAGCAGGGCCGGTGCGTTCCGGCAGAAAACATCGCCTTGTTGAAAGGCATCGGCATGCACCGCGTGTTCCAGCCCAGGCATTACGGCGGTATGGAGCTTTCTCTCCCGCAATTTGCCCAATGCCTGGTGCCGCTCGCAAGCGCTTGCGCCAGTACCGCTTGGGCCATGAGCCTGCTGTGTACTCACAGTCATGTAATGGCGCTATTCCCGTCAGCGTTGCAGGAAGATGTGTGGGGTGCGAACCCGGATGCCACTGCCAGTAGCAGTGTTGCGCCATTTGCCCGTGCCGAGGAGGTTGATGGCGGTGTGAGCCTTAGCGGCGAAATGGGCTGGAGCTCGGGCTGTGATCATGCCGAATGGGCAATTCTGGGCTTCCATCGCCACCAAGCGGGAGGCACCTCGGACTATTGCTACGCCATTGTGCCGCGCCGCGACTATGAAATCAGGGATGACTGGTATGCCGTTGGCATGCGCGGCAGTGGTAGCAAGACACTGGTCGTACGCGATGCGTTTGTGCCGGAACACCGTATCCAGAAAACTCAAGACATGATGACAGGTAAATCGGCGGGCTTTGGCCTCTACCCGCACAGCAAGATCTTCTACTGTGCTTACCGCCCGTACTTTTCAAGCAGCTTCCCGATCATAGGCCTGGGTATTGCCGAGCGTATGCTGGAGGTATTCCGTGAAAAAAACCGCAAGCGCGTAAGTGCCTACACAGGGGGGCAGGTTGGCCAGAGTGCTCCAGCGCTCATGCGGCTTGCCGAGTCCACGCACCAGGTGTCAGCCGCCCGGGCCTTGCTGGAAAAGAGCCGGGCAGAAATTGCCGATTACAGCGAGCGCCGCCAACTGCCGCAGCGTAAAACCCTCGTGCTATGGCGCACCAGCCAGTGTTACGCCGTGAAGCTGTGCATACAGGCAGTTGACCGCCTGATGGCGGCCGCGGGCGGTGGGGCATGGTTCGAGAGCAACGAAATGCAACGCCTGTTCCGCGACTCGCACATGACTGGTGCCCATGCCTACACCGACTACGACGTCAGTGCGCAAATTCTTGGCCGCGAGCTGATGGGCCTGGAGCCTGACCCCTTGCTGAATTGA
- the tolQ_3 gene encoding Tol-Pal system protein TolQ (*Name tolQ_3): MEANVVDHTSMWSLVSNASVVVQLVMLTLVAASVTSWIMIFQRSTMLRAGRRALDAFEERFWSGIDLSKLYRQAGSNPDPDSGVEQVFRAGFKEFSRLRQQPGVDPDAVMEGVGRAMRVAISREEEKLEQSLPFLATVGSTSPYIGLFGTVWGIMNSFRGLASAQQATLATVAPGIAEALIATAIGLFAAIPAVIAYNRFAARSEVLIGRYYTFADEFQAILHRKVHTSEE; this comes from the coding sequence GTGGAAGCTAACGTCGTCGACCATACCTCCATGTGGAGTCTGGTCAGCAATGCCAGCGTGGTGGTACAGCTGGTAATGCTGACCCTGGTGGCCGCCTCGGTCACCTCATGGATCATGATTTTCCAGCGCAGCACCATGCTGCGCGCCGGTCGTCGTGCACTGGATGCCTTCGAGGAACGCTTCTGGTCGGGCATTGACCTGTCCAAGCTGTACCGCCAGGCAGGCAGCAATCCAGACCCGGACTCTGGTGTCGAGCAGGTGTTCCGTGCCGGCTTCAAGGAATTCTCGCGCCTGCGTCAGCAGCCGGGCGTTGACCCGGACGCGGTCATGGAAGGCGTTGGCCGTGCCATGCGCGTGGCCATTTCGCGCGAGGAAGAAAAACTCGAGCAGAGCCTGCCGTTCCTGGCCACTGTCGGTTCCACCAGCCCATACATCGGCCTGTTCGGTACCGTATGGGGGATCATGAACTCCTTCCGCGGCCTGGCCAGCGCCCAGCAGGCCACCCTGGCCACTGTTGCCCCGGGTATCGCCGAAGCGCTGATCGCCACCGCCATCGGCCTGTTCGCAGCAATCCCGGCGGTTATCGCCTACAACCGTTTTGCCGCGCGCAGCGAAGTGCTGATCGGTCGTTACTACACCTTCGCCGACGAGTTCCAGGCGATCCTGCACCGCAAAGTGCACACCAGCGAAGAGTAA
- the ruvC gene encoding Crossover junction endodeoxyribonuclease RuvC (*Name ruvC) codes for MTLILGIDPGSRITGYGVVRQTARGCEYVASGCIRTGSGELHERLQIVFRGVSEIIAQHEPVTMGIERVFMARNADSALKLGQARGAAIVAAAEAGLEIAEYSATQVKQAVAGTGGANKEQVMMMVMHLLKLTQKPQIDASDALAIALCHAHTRSSLVPHGLATARRRGGRLRL; via the coding sequence ATGACTCTGATTCTTGGTATCGACCCCGGCTCGCGCATCACCGGTTACGGCGTAGTACGCCAGACCGCCCGTGGTTGCGAGTACGTGGCGTCGGGCTGTATCCGCACCGGCAGCGGCGAGCTGCACGAGCGGCTGCAGATCGTTTTTCGTGGTGTCAGTGAAATCATCGCCCAGCACGAGCCCGTGACCATGGGCATCGAGCGGGTGTTCATGGCGCGCAATGCCGACTCGGCGCTAAAACTCGGTCAGGCCCGTGGCGCGGCTATCGTCGCTGCCGCCGAAGCCGGCCTGGAAATCGCTGAATACAGTGCCACGCAGGTCAAGCAGGCGGTGGCCGGTACCGGTGGGGCAAACAAGGAGCAGGTGATGATGATGGTCATGCACTTGCTGAAATTGACGCAAAAGCCGCAGATCGACGCCTCCGACGCCCTGGCCATCGCCCTGTGCCACGCGCACACCCGTTCCAGCCTGGTGCCGCACGGCCTGGCCACGGCACGGCGACGCGGCGGGCGCTTGCGTCTGTAG
- the ybgC gene encoding Acyl-CoA thioester hydrolase YbgC (*Name ybgC) gives MYYVNYLKFMERARTERLRHLGFSQSQLAEDNLLFVVHSSEARYHAPARLDDELRVTAQVLELNRASLRFVQQVWREKDEALLCEGQFLVAAVRADTFKPRAIPPSCATPLRRTARVINRMQENKRGS, from the coding sequence GTGTATTACGTCAACTACCTGAAATTCATGGAGCGCGCGCGCACCGAGCGCCTGCGGCACCTGGGTTTTTCCCAGTCGCAGCTGGCCGAAGACAACCTGCTGTTCGTGGTCCATTCCAGCGAAGCGCGTTATCACGCGCCGGCGCGGCTGGATGACGAGTTGCGGGTGACCGCGCAAGTACTTGAACTCAATCGCGCCAGCCTGCGTTTTGTACAGCAGGTCTGGCGGGAAAAGGATGAAGCGCTGCTCTGCGAAGGGCAGTTCCTGGTGGCCGCCGTGCGCGCCGACACTTTCAAACCCCGAGCCATACCCCCCAGCTGCGCGACGCCTTTGCGGCGGACGGCTCGGGTAATCAATCGAATGCAGGAGAATAAGCGTGGAAGCTAA
- the exbD_2 gene encoding Biopolymer transport protein ExbD (*Name exbD_2), whose translation MARVRHKRKPVAEMNVVPYIDVMLVLLVIFMVTAPMLNQGVKVDLPKVSSEALPQDNNVQILTISIKADKTYYWNLGSEVDTDKQMDKAMTLPDMTNAVTKIIAAGRDQGKQTQVFIRGDKAVDYGAVMGAMGGLQKAGVGNVGLITEAP comes from the coding sequence ATGGCCCGAGTTCGCCACAAACGCAAGCCCGTCGCCGAGATGAACGTGGTGCCCTACATCGACGTGATGCTGGTGCTGCTGGTCATCTTCATGGTGACGGCGCCCATGCTCAACCAGGGCGTGAAGGTCGACCTGCCCAAGGTTTCCAGCGAAGCCTTGCCGCAGGACAACAACGTCCAGATCCTCACCATCTCCATCAAGGCCGACAAGACCTACTACTGGAACCTTGGCAGCGAAGTCGATACCGACAAGCAGATGGACAAGGCCATGACCTTGCCTGACATGACCAATGCAGTGACCAAGATCATTGCTGCCGGCCGTGACCAGGGCAAGCAGACCCAGGTGTTCATTCGTGGCGACAAGGCTGTCGACTATGGCGCGGTCATGGGTGCCATGGGCGGGTTGCAGAAGGCCGGTGTCGGTAACGTTGGCCTGATTACCGAGGCGCCCTGA
- the ruvA gene encoding Holliday junction ATP-dependent DNA helicase RuvA (*Name ruvA) produces MIGRLRGTLAEKQPPHLIIDVNGVGYELEVPMTTLYRLPKVGETVTVHTHLVVREDAHLLYGFAEKRERELFRELIRLNGVGPKLALALMSGLEVDELVRCVQAQDTSALVRVPGVGKKTAERLLVELKDRFKAWETSPAMFTLVSDGPLPAASESSAEADAVSALVSLGYKPQEASKAIAAIKDKAGLSSEELIRRSLKGMITK; encoded by the coding sequence GTGATTGGACGTTTGCGCGGCACCCTGGCGGAGAAACAGCCGCCGCACCTGATTATCGACGTCAACGGCGTGGGATATGAACTGGAAGTTCCCATGACCACGCTGTACCGTCTGCCCAAAGTGGGCGAGACCGTCACCGTGCACACCCATCTGGTCGTGCGCGAAGACGCGCACTTGCTCTACGGCTTTGCCGAAAAACGCGAGCGCGAGCTGTTCCGCGAGCTGATCCGTCTGAACGGCGTAGGGCCAAAGCTGGCCCTGGCGCTGATGTCCGGGCTGGAAGTGGACGAGCTGGTGCGCTGCGTACAGGCCCAGGACACGTCGGCCCTGGTGCGCGTACCCGGTGTCGGCAAAAAAACCGCCGAACGCCTGCTGGTAGAGCTCAAGGACCGCTTCAAGGCCTGGGAAACTTCCCCGGCCATGTTTACCCTGGTGTCCGATGGCCCGCTGCCGGCCGCCAGCGAGTCCAGCGCCGAGGCTGATGCCGTCAGCGCCTTGGTCTCGCTGGGCTACAAGCCGCAGGAGGCCAGCAAGGCGATCGCCGCGATCAAGGACAAGGCCGGCCTGAGCAGTGAAGAACTGATCCGCCGCAGCCTGAAAGGGATGATTACCAAGTGA
- the queE gene encoding 7-carboxy-7-deazaguanine synthase (*Name queE) encodes MQDTLRITEVFYSLQGETRTAGLPTVFVRLTGCPLRCQYCDSAYAFTGGTIRTLDSILEQVAGFKPRYVCVTGGEPLAQPNALPLLQRLCDAGYEVSLETSGALDITGTDTRVSRVVDLKTPGSEESHRNRYENIEQLTRNDQVKFVICSREDYDWAVSKLIQYNLAERAGEVLFSPSHHQVSASDLADWIVADNLPVRFQLQLHKLLWNDEPGR; translated from the coding sequence ATGCAAGACACATTACGCATCACAGAAGTCTTTTACTCTTTGCAGGGTGAAACGCGAACGGCTGGCCTGCCCACCGTCTTCGTGCGCCTCACCGGTTGCCCCCTGCGCTGCCAGTACTGCGACAGTGCCTATGCCTTCACTGGCGGCACTATCCGTACCCTCGATTCGATCCTTGAGCAGGTTGCCGGCTTCAAGCCCCGATACGTCTGTGTAACCGGTGGCGAGCCACTGGCGCAGCCCAACGCCTTGCCGTTGCTGCAGCGCCTGTGTGACGCCGGTTACGAGGTGTCGCTGGAGACCAGTGGCGCGTTGGATATCACGGGTACCGACACCCGCGTCAGCCGCGTGGTCGACCTGAAGACCCCAGGTTCCGAAGAGTCGCACCGTAACCGCTACGAGAACATCGAGCAGCTGACCCGCAACGACCAGGTTAAGTTCGTCATCTGTTCCCGTGAGGACTATGACTGGGCGGTTTCCAAGCTGATCCAGTACAACCTGGCTGAGCGTGCCGGTGAGGTGTTGTTCTCGCCGAGCCACCACCAGGTAAGTGCCAGCGACCTGGCCGACTGGATCGTTGCCGACAACCTGCCTGTACGTTTCCAGCTGCAGCTGCACAAGCTGCTGTGGAACGACGAACCCGGACGTTGA
- the pal_4 gene encoding Peptidoglycan-associated lipoprotein (*Name pal_4), whose amino-acid sequence MEMLKFGKFAALALAMAVAVGCSSKGGDNAGEGAAVDPNAGYGANTGAVDGSLSEEAALRAITTFYFEYDSSDLKPEAMRALDVHAKDLKSNGNRVVLEGNTDERGTREYNMALGERRAKAVQRYLVLQGVSPAQLELVSYGEERPVATGNDEQSWAQNRRVELRK is encoded by the coding sequence ATGGAAATGCTGAAGTTTGGTAAATTCGCTGCGCTGGCTCTGGCCATGGCCGTAGCTGTAGGTTGCTCCTCGAAGGGCGGTGACAACGCAGGCGAAGGCGCTGCTGTAGATCCGAACGCTGGCTACGGTGCCAACACTGGCGCTGTTGACGGCTCCCTGAGCGAAGAAGCTGCCCTGCGCGCAATCACCACCTTCTACTTCGAATACGACAGCTCGGACCTGAAGCCAGAAGCCATGCGCGCTCTGGACGTTCACGCCAAGGACCTGAAGTCCAACGGCAACCGCGTTGTTCTGGAAGGCAACACCGACGAGCGCGGCACCCGCGAGTACAACATGGCTCTGGGTGAGCGTCGTGCCAAGGCCGTTCAGCGCTACCTGGTTCTGCAGGGCGTTTCCCCTGCTCAGCTGGAACTGGTCTCCTACGGTGAAGAGCGTCCTGTTGCCACTGGCAACGACGAGCAATCCTGGGCTCAGAACCGTCGCGTAGAACTGCGTAAGTAA
- the pmpR gene encoding Transcriptional regulatory protein PmpR (*Name pmpR) gives MAGHSKWANIKHRKERQDAKRGKVFTKWIRELTVAAKQGGPDPASNPRLRLALDKALGANMSRDIIDRAVARGAGTNESDNVEELSYEGYGPGGVAIMVEAMTDNRNRTAAAVRHAFTKCGGNLGTDGSVAYLFERKGQISFAPGVEEDALMEAAMEADADDVVANDDGSFDVFTSFNSFYAVRNALEEAGFKAVDAEIVMQPTTSAELDQDGAEKVLKLIDMLEDLDDVQNVYSNAQISDEIMENIG, from the coding sequence ATGGCTGGTCATTCCAAGTGGGCGAACATCAAGCACCGCAAAGAGCGCCAGGATGCCAAGAGAGGCAAGGTCTTCACCAAGTGGATCCGCGAGCTGACGGTCGCTGCCAAACAGGGCGGCCCTGATCCGGCATCCAACCCACGCCTGCGTCTGGCGCTGGACAAGGCACTGGGCGCCAACATGAGCCGCGACATCATCGATCGTGCCGTGGCCCGTGGTGCTGGCACCAATGAAAGCGACAACGTCGAAGAGCTCAGCTACGAAGGTTATGGCCCGGGTGGTGTGGCGATCATGGTCGAAGCCATGACCGACAACCGCAACCGTACCGCTGCCGCCGTGCGTCATGCCTTCACCAAGTGTGGCGGCAACCTGGGTACCGACGGTTCGGTGGCCTACCTGTTCGAGCGCAAAGGCCAGATCAGCTTTGCCCCCGGCGTGGAAGAAGACGCGTTGATGGAGGCGGCAATGGAGGCCGATGCCGACGACGTGGTGGCCAACGATGACGGCTCGTTCGACGTGTTCACCTCGTTCAACAGCTTCTACGCCGTGCGTAATGCACTGGAAGAGGCGGGCTTCAAGGCTGTTGACGCGGAAATCGTCATGCAGCCGACCACCAGCGCCGAGCTCGACCAGGACGGTGCCGAAAAGGTGCTCAAGCTGATCGACATGCTCGAAGACCTGGATGACGTGCAGAACGTCTACTCCAATGCCCAGATTTCCGACGAGATCATGGAAAATATCGGCTAA
- the tolB gene encoding Tol-Pal system protein TolB (*Name tolB) codes for MLCCVAGMAVAEEKNILVTSGSDRATPIAVVPFGLQGGSVLPEDIADIIGNDLRNSGYYSPIPRQNMISQPSQASEVIFRDWKALGAQYVMVGSIVPSGGRLQVQYALFNVATEQQVLTGSVAGSVDQLRDMAHYIADQSFEKLTGIKGAFSTRMLYVTAERFSTNNTRYTLQRSDYDGARAVTLLQSREPILSPRFAPDGKRIAYVSFEQKRPRIFIQNIDTGRREQVTNFEGLNGAPAWSPDGSRLAFVLSKDGNPDIYVMNVASRQINRVTAGPGINTEPFWGKDGNTLYFTSDRGGKPQIYKQSVSGGGAERVTFVGNYNANPKLSADEKTLVMIHRQQGFTNFKVAAQDLQRGSVKILSETSLDESPTVAPNGTMLIYATRQQGRGVLMLVSLNGRVRLPLPTAQGEVREPSWSPYLN; via the coding sequence ATGCTGTGCTGCGTGGCAGGCATGGCCGTGGCAGAGGAAAAGAACATCCTGGTCACCAGCGGCAGCGACCGGGCAACCCCCATCGCGGTAGTGCCGTTCGGTCTGCAAGGCGGCAGTGTGTTGCCCGAAGACATTGCCGACATCATCGGCAACGACCTGCGCAACTCCGGCTACTATTCGCCGATTCCGCGGCAGAACATGATCAGCCAGCCGTCGCAGGCCAGCGAAGTGATCTTCCGTGACTGGAAAGCGCTGGGTGCGCAGTACGTGATGGTCGGCAGCATCGTGCCGTCGGGCGGTCGCCTGCAGGTGCAGTACGCGCTGTTCAACGTCGCCACCGAGCAGCAAGTGCTGACCGGCAGCGTGGCGGGCAGCGTCGACCAGTTGCGTGACATGGCGCACTACATCGCCGACCAGTCGTTCGAGAAGCTCACCGGCATCAAGGGTGCGTTCTCTACCCGTATGCTGTATGTGACGGCCGAGCGTTTCTCCACCAACAACACCCGCTACACCTTGCAGCGTTCGGACTACGACGGTGCGCGTGCGGTTACCCTGCTGCAATCGCGTGAGCCGATCCTGTCGCCACGCTTTGCGCCGGATGGCAAGCGTATCGCCTACGTTTCGTTCGAGCAGAAGCGCCCGCGCATCTTCATTCAGAACATCGATACCGGCCGCCGCGAGCAGGTGACCAACTTCGAAGGCCTGAATGGCGCGCCAGCCTGGTCGCCAGATGGTTCGCGCCTGGCGTTCGTGCTGTCGAAAGACGGCAACCCGGACATCTACGTGATGAACGTGGCGTCGCGCCAGATCAACCGTGTTACCGCAGGCCCGGGTATCAACACCGAGCCGTTCTGGGGTAAAGACGGCAATACCCTTTACTTCACCTCCGACCGTGGCGGCAAACCGCAGATCTACAAACAGTCGGTCAGCGGTGGTGGTGCCGAGCGCGTAACGTTCGTGGGTAACTACAACGCCAACCCGAAACTGTCGGCTGACGAAAAGACCCTGGTGATGATCCATCGCCAACAGGGCTTTACCAACTTCAAAGTGGCGGCACAGGACTTGCAGCGCGGAAGTGTAAAGATTCTCTCTGAAACAAGTCTTGATGAGTCTCCCACTGTTGCGCCAAACGGCACCATGCTAATCTACGCCACCCGCCAGCAGGGCCGGGGAGTCTTGATGCTCGTGTCGCTTAATGGCCGCGTGAGGCTCCCACTTCCTACCGCTCAAGGCGAAGTCAGAGAACCGTCCTGGTCCCCTTACCTGAACTGA